The stretch of DNA GCAGGGCCCCTTTGCCGCACGCTTCATCTATTCGCTCCGGCTCATAGCGGCCCATGAACGGGTGCGGCGCGATCCCGTGCCTGAACTCACTTTGCGGCTCGGCGGGGTCGAGATCGCGGCCAAGGCGCTCGCGCTCTCGCAGGCCATTGCCGCTAGCTGGCCCGAAAACGTCCAGGTATCGCGTTTCTGCTGCTGCCACCTCACCCATGACGAGGCCACGATCGCCGCCATGCTCGAAGCGGCGGCGGGTTGCGACCGGGACGGCTTCGTTGCGAGCCTCGCGGGGCTCGTCCGTCCCGAGAGGATCGACCGCCTCTGGGACGGAACGCTGGCGCTGCTTTCCGCCGAAATGCGCGCCGCCTGACTATCCGGTCGGGTAAGAGCGCTCAATCGCTTGCCGCACGCGACACCTCGCTTTACCGCGAGCGGCATGACCACCGCCCGCTTCGCTCCCTCTCCGACCGGCCGCCTGCACGTCGGCAATATCCGCACTGCGCTCCACAACTGGATGCTGGCGAAGCGGGCCGGCGGCAGCTTCATCCTCAGGATCGACGACACCGACGCGCAGCGCAGTCGCGAGGAATTCGTCGACGCGATCCGCGAGGATCTCGCCTGGCTCGGGCTCGACTGGGACCGCGAGGAACGCCAGTCGCAACGGCTCGATCGCTATGAGGCCGCCTTCGACGCGCTAAGGGCGGCAGGGCGGATCTATCCCGCCTACGAGACGGCGCAGGAACTCGAACTGAAGCGCAAGATCCAGCTCGGCCGCGGCCTCCCCCCGGTCTATGACCGCGCGGCGTTGTCGCTGACCGATGACGAGCGCGCCGCGAAAGAAGCGGAGGGGATCGTCCCGCATTGGCGCTTCCGGCTCGATCATGACGAGCCGATTACATGGGAAGACGGCATCCGGGGGACTCAGAAATTCGACCCAGCCCTGCTGTCGGACCCGGTCATCCGCCGCGCCGACGGATCATGGCTTTATATGCTGCCGAGCACGGTGGACGATATCGACATGGGCGTGACGCAGGTCCTGCGCGGGGAGGACCATGTTTCGAATACTGCCGTTCAGATTCAGATGTTTACCGCACTTCATGCTGCAGAATTTGCTGCGCAGCATGATGCAGCAAAAAACGTTCCCGATTTCGCCCACGAAGCGCTCCTGGTGAGCAAGGAAGGCAAGCTCTCCAAGCGGCTTGGCTCGCTCGGCTGTGATGCCTTCCGCGAGCGGGGGATCGAGCCGGAGGCGATCATAGCCCTGCTCGCGCGGCTCGGCACGTCGCTTCCCGTCGAGCCTGTTGCGGACCGCGCGGCATTGATGGAAAGTTTCGACCTGACGACCTTCGGCCGTGCCCCTGCGAAGTTCGACGAGGCCGAGCTCGACCGGATCAACACCGCCATCGTCCACCAGATGCCGTTCGACGCGGTCAAGGAGCGGCTGCCCGCCGGGATGGACGAGACCGGCTGGCACGCCGTTCGCCCAAACGTGAAAACCGTGGCCGAGGCCGAGGAATGGTGGCGGCTCGTCACCGGGCCCATCGACCGGCCGGCTTTCCTCGATGAAGACCGGGCCTATCTCGCCGAGGCGGCACGGACGCTCGAATGGGGCGATGACCCTTGGGGCGCGCTGACCTCCGCGCTGAAGGAGGCGACGGGCCGCAAGGGCAAGGCACTGTTCCTGCCGCTGCGGCAGGCGCTGACCGGCATGGACCATGGCCCCGACATGGGCGAACTGCTCCCCCTCATCGGCGAGGACGAGGCGCGGGCGCGGCTTGAGCTTGCGGCGGGCGCCTAGTCCGCTCTACGGGTAGTCCAAGAAGGCTTTTCGCCGCCCTGTGCTTGACAAGGGGCCTGGCTTTTTCGGCCTCATCCGCGCCTATGACTGACCCCGACAGACGTCTGGTTTCGAGTGCGAAAGCGAAGGAGCACGGGGCGGCGATGAGGGGAGACTGGTTCTCCGGTCCAGATGCCCCCTAACCCCCATGCCGCTCCAGCTCGTCGCCCGACAGCGTCACGATATGCAGCAGGTTGGTCGCCCCCGGCGTTCCGAACGGCACGCCGGCAAGCGCGATCAGCTTCGACCCTGCCTGTCCGAATCCGTGGCGCAGGGCCATGCGGCGGCCCTTGCCGATCATTTCCTCGAAACTGCCGATGTCCTTCGTCGCCACCGCGTGCGCGCCCCATAGAAGGCCGAGCCGACGGGCGGTGCGCATCGAGGGGGTCAGGACCAGCATCGGCGTGGCGGGCCGTTCGCGCGCCACGCGGCGGGCGGTCGCGCCGGAGGAGGTGAAGACGGTGATCGCGCTGATCGGAACGGTGTCGGCGATGGTCATGCAGGCATGGGCGAGCGCATCCGACGTGGTCGCATCGGGCAGCGTCTCGAGGAAGCGCACCCTCTCCACGTAGCCTTCGTCGCGTTCGACCTGGCCCGCGATCCGGTCCATCATCGCGACCGATTCCTCGGGCCATTCGCCCGCCGCGCTTTCAGCGGAAAGCATCACCGCGTCGGCCCCGTCATAGACCGCGTTCGCCACGTCGGAGACTTCCGCGCGTGTCGGCATCGGGCTCTCGATCATCGATTCGAGCATCTGCGTCGCGACGATCACCGGCTTGCCCGCGACCCGGCTCGCGTTGACGATGCGTTTCTGCAGCGGGGGAACTTCGAAGGGTTCGAGTTCGACCCCGAGATCGCCGCGCGCGACCATGATGCCGTCGGACAGCTCGATGATCTCGGAAAGCCGCTTCACCGCCTGCGGCTTCTCGATCTTGGCGCACAGCGCGCCCCCGCGGCCCATCAGCTTGCGCGCCTCGGCGATGTCCTCGGGTCGCTGGACAAAGGAGAGCGCGACCCAGTCCGCCCCTTGCTCCATCGCGAAGGCCAGGTCCTTGCGATCCTTTTCGGTCAGCGCCGGGATCGGCACCTCGGCATCGGGCACGTTGACGCCCTTGCGGTCGGAGATGACCCCGCCGACTTCGGCCGAGCAGCGGATCTCGTTCTCGTCCGCCTCGCGCACGACGAGGCGGATCTTGCCGTCGTTGATGAGCAGGCGCTGGCCGCGTTCGAGGATCCCGAAAAGTTCGGGGTGGGGCAGGCACACCCGGCTCGCATCGCCCGGCGTCGGGTCGCGGTCGAGCGTGAAATGGCTGCCGTGCCGGATCACCGCTTCGCCGCCCTTGAAAGTGCCGACCCGCAGTTTCGGGCCCTGTAGGTCGGCGAGGATCGCGATGGGCCGCGTGAATTCCTTTTCCAGCGCGCGGATCGCCCGGATCGCTTTCGCGTGGTCGTCGTGACTGCCGTGGCTCATGTTGAGGCGGAAGGCATCGGCCCCGGAGCGGAACAGGCGGCGGAGCATTTCGGGCGAACGGCTCGCCGGGCCGATCGTCGCCAGAATCTTGACCTTGCGACCGCGCGGGTCGATCCTTGCCTGATCGCGTTTCGCCATGGGGCACGCCTATGGCACAGCAGTTTTGCAACTCAAGGAAAAGCCACGATGAGCGACGAAATCGACCCGCTGGACGCACTCGACGACGCGGCGGCGGCCGCCGCCTTTCGCCGGCTGGTGCGGCACCTGCGCCACCGCCACGACGCGCAGAACATCGAATTGATGGGGCTTGCGGGCTTCTGCCGCAATTGCCTTGCCGACTGGATCCGCGATGCGGGGTTCGACGGCGACAAGGCGGCCGCGCGCGAACTCATCCACGGAATGCCGATGGACGAATGGAAGGCGACCCGGCAGAGCGAGGCGACGCCCGAACAGATCGCCGCAATGCAGGCGAGCGTGGCGAAGAACGCGCCCGACACGCGCTAGGCGAATTATCCCCGCCCTTTCTCCCGACTTGTGGAAAGCGGCCTTTGCGCGCCTGATTGGCTTTGCCTATCCGGTGGCCTGAAACGATTCTCACCCGAACCGGAGACCTCACGAAAATGGCCGAAGCCACCGACGACCGCCTGCGCCTGCTGATCGAGCGCATCGAACGCCTCGAGGAAGAGAAGAAGGGCATCGCCGACGACATCCGCGATGTCTATGCCGAGGCAAAGGCGGTCGGTTACGACACCAAGATCATGCGCCAGATCATTCGCCTGCGGAAGATGAAGCCGGACGACCGCTCCGAACAGGAGACGATCCTCGAAACCTACAAGGCCGCGCTCGGCATGGGTTGATCTTTCGTCGGGTCGATGCGTGCGGGTCGTCGCTGGGCGGCCCCGCCCGGTCGGCCCCGGCGGAACACCAGCGCGGAGCGCCTCATTGATCCTGCAAACCGCAAAGGAAAGGCAGGATCATGACCCAGCAACAGCAAGGCAGCAGCCAGGCGACCTTCATCGAACCCATCGCCGAGGAACCGGACCTTCCCGGCCACGAAAGCGCGCTCGAGCGCAAGCCCGAATGGCAGCCGCGTTATCCCGGCTCCGGGCGGATGAAGGACAAGGTAGCGATCGTCACCGGCGGTGACAGCGGCATCGGGCGGGCGACCGCGGTGCTCTTCGCGCGCGAAGGCGCGGACATCGCAATCTCCTATCTCGAGGAACACGACGACGCGACAAAGACGAAAGAGCTGTGCGAGGCGGAAGGGGCCGAGGTGCTCACGATCGCGGGCGATCTCGGCGCGCCGGGCGAGGCGCAGAAACTGGTCGATGCGGTGATGGAACGCTTCAGCAGGATCGACAGCGTCATCCAGATCGCGGGTGAGCAGCATCCCGACTACGACGTGACCGACATCACGCCCGAACAATTGCAGCGCACCTTCCAGTCGAACATCTTTTCCATGTTCTACGTTGCGCAGGCCGCCCGTCCGCATCTCAAGGAGGGCGCCACCATCGTCAATTGCACCAGCGTGACGATGTACAAGGGCGCGCCGATCCTGCTCGACTATTCGGCGACGAAGGGCGCGATCACGGCCTTCACCCGCTCGCTTTCCGGCAACCTCGTCGATGACGGCATTCGCGTGAACGCGGTCGCGCCGGGGCCGATCTGGACCCCGCTCAACCCCTGCGGCGGGATGCCGGAAGAGGAGATGGACGACTGGGGCACTGGCGTGCCCATGGGCCGCCCGGGCGAGCCGAACGAGGTCGCGCCCGCCTTCCTGTTCCTCGCCTGCGAGGATTCCTCCTACATGAGCGGACAAGTGCTCCACCCCAATGGCGGAAGCGTGGTGAGCGGCTGACTTGTGGGGCTTCGTGTATTGTGCGAATAACACACACGCCCCAGCCACAAGGAGACAGGATTCATGCCAGGCGAATGGAAGGACGCGCGCGGCGTCATTGTCACGACCACCCCGACGATCGAGGGCAAGCCGATCCAGGATTACAAGGGCATCGTCGTGGGCGAGGTGATCGTCGGCGCGAACCTGTTCCGCGACCTCTTCGCCAATATCCGCGACATCGTCGGCGGGCGTTCGGGCAGCTACGAGCGCATCCTGCAGCAGGCGCGCGACGAAGCGATCGAGGAACTGCAGGCCGAGGCGGCGAGCCGCGGCGCGAATGCCGTGGTCGGGATCGATCTCGATTACGAGGTGATCGGCGACACCGGCTCCATGCTGATGGTGAGCGCGAGCGGGACCGCGGTGAAGGTCTGACCCTTCAGCCCCCCGGCGCGAGCGAGAGCGCGAGCAGCGCCATGCCGACCGCAAAGCCGTTATGCGCCGCGTGGAGCAGGATCGACCAAGCGAGTCCGCACTGCACGCGGACATAGCCTGCCATCGTCCCGAGCACGAATTGCGGGACCAGCAGCGGCAGCAGGATGACGAGCGCGCCTTCCTCGTAATTGACGAGGTGGACCAGCGCGAAGGCGATGGCGCTGGCCCAGAAGAACCAGCCGAAACGGCGTTCGAACATCGGCAGCCGCGGGGCTTTTCGCAGCAGCACAAGCAGCGCGATCGCGAGGACGAGACAGGCGAAGGCCGCGATCGGCCCGGCGAGGCCCTCTCCCGGTCCGGACAGGACGAGCACGCCGACCCCCGCCGCGACCCACAGCAGCGCTACAATCGTTCCCGGTCGGCCCGACAGCCAGCTGCGGAACGCGACTTCCTCCAGCACCGGGGCTATGACCACGAACAGCAGGATTGTCCCCGCATTCAGCTCCAGCGTCGAATTGAGGTTCTGGGGAAATGCGATGCCCGCCGCTTCGGCGGAAATCAGCGCGAGACCGAAGGCGAGGATGAAGGCAAGGTCGAGCAGGTAGAGCCGCCCCACGATCCGCGCCGAAACGGCGGCGCTTGCAAACCGCTCGGGCAGCGCCGGACGCCGCAGGAACGCGAACAGCCGCGCCCATTGCCCACGCAGGCTAGGCGCGAGGATCTCGCCCGCGCGGCCACTTGTGATTTCACCCGTCATGCGGCTAATGGGCCCCCAGAACTCAACACCCGCTCATTCAACACCCGCTGATGAAGAGTCCCCATGGCAGGCCATTCCAAATTCAAGAACATCATGCACCGCAAGGGTGCACAGGACAAGAAACGTTCCAATCTGTTTTCAAAGCTTTCGCGTGAAATCACCGTGGCCGCTAAGATGGGCGCGCCCGATCCCGACATGAACCCGCGCCTGCGCCTTGCGGTGAACAACGCCAAGGCGCAGTCCATGCCCAAGGACAATATCCAGCGCGCGATCGACAAGGCATCGGGCGGGGACGACGAGAATTACGAGGAAGTGCGCTACGAAGGCTACGGCCCCGGCGGCAGTGCGATCATCGTAGAGGCGCTGACCGACAACCGCAACCGCACCGCGACCAACGTGCGCACCTGCTTCGCCAAGAACGGCGGCAATCTCGGCACCGAAGGCTCGGTCCAGCACGGCTTCGAACGGCTCGGCCTCATTGAATACCCCGCTTCGGCAGGCGACGAGGAGAAGGTGCTCGAAGCGGCGATGGAGGCGGGCGCGCTCGATATCGAGAGCGGCGAAGACGGGCACACGATCTGGACCGCGGCGGACGACCTCCACCAGGTCGCGGGCGACCTCGAAAAGGCGCTGGGCGAGGCGGAGAACGTCAAGCTCGCGTGGAAGCCCAACATCACGGTGCAGCTCGACGAGGGCCATGCCGGCACGCTGTTGAAGCTGATCGACGCTCTCGACGATGATGACGACGTGCAGACCGTGTGGGGCAATTACGAGATACCCGACGAGGTGATGGAGAAGCTCGGGGCGTGAGCCGCCTCGAGTGGCTCTTCGCGCTCGCGCTCGGGGCCGCCTTCCTGACGGCTTTCCTGTGGCGGGTCGGCTTGCGCTTCGGACTCGAATGACGGCGGGGCGGGCGTGATCATCCTCGGCCTCGATCCCTCGCTGTCCTGCACCGGGTGGGGCGTGATCCGCAGCGACGGCGCGCGGCTCGTCCACGTGGCGAACGGGCAGGTGCCGAGCGACAGCGCCGCGCCGATGGCCGAACGCCTCGCCGCCCTACAGTGCGCTATCGCCGCCGTGATCGCCGAGCACCGGCCCGACCGCGCGGCCTGCGAGGAGGTCTTCGTCAACAAGAACCCGCAATCGACATTGAAGCTCGCGCAGGCCCGCGGCGCGGTGCTCGCGGCGTGCGGGGCAGCTGGCCTGACGGTGCGCGAACACGCGGCGCGCCGGGTCAAGCAGTCGGTCGTGGGCACGGGCGGGGCGGACAAGGCACAGGTCCAGGCGATGCTGGGGGTGCTGCTGCCCGGTGCGGCGATCGCCGGGGCCGATGCGGCGGATGCGCTCGCGGTCGCCATTGCCGACGCGCACGCAAGATGAGGAGAGAGGAATGACGGTCGAGATTTACGGCATCCCCAATTGCGACACGGTCAAGAAGGCGCGGAAATGGCTCGACGCGCAGGGGATCGACTACACCTTCCATGACTTCAAGAAGGAAGGAGCGGACCCTGCCAAGGTCGAGGCGTGGATCGCAGCCAAGGGCCGGGACACCGTGGTCAACCGGCGTGGGACGACTTTCCGCAAGCTCTCGGACGATGACAAGGCGCTTGCCGAAGACAGTCACACGGCGGTCACCTTGCTCGTCC from Erythrobacter sp. encodes:
- a CDS encoding ArsC family reductase — encoded protein: MTVEIYGIPNCDTVKKARKWLDAQGIDYTFHDFKKEGADPAKVEAWIAAKGRDTVVNRRGTTFRKLSDDDKALAEDSHTAVTLLVQHPSMIKRPVVEHAGGILIGFKEDEWSQSLS
- a CDS encoding DUF2312 domain-containing protein, translated to MAEATDDRLRLLIERIERLEEEKKGIADDIRDVYAEAKAVGYDTKIMRQIIRLRKMKPDDRSEQETILETYKAALGMG
- a CDS encoding heavy metal-binding domain-containing protein; the encoded protein is MPGEWKDARGVIVTTTPTIEGKPIQDYKGIVVGEVIVGANLFRDLFANIRDIVGGRSGSYERILQQARDEAIEELQAEAASRGANAVVGIDLDYEVIGDTGSMLMVSASGTAVKV
- a CDS encoding CPBP family glutamic-type intramembrane protease, with amino-acid sequence MTGEITSGRAGEILAPSLRGQWARLFAFLRRPALPERFASAAVSARIVGRLYLLDLAFILAFGLALISAEAAGIAFPQNLNSTLELNAGTILLFVVIAPVLEEVAFRSWLSGRPGTIVALLWVAAGVGVLVLSGPGEGLAGPIAAFACLVLAIALLVLLRKAPRLPMFERRFGWFFWASAIAFALVHLVNYEEGALVILLPLLVPQFVLGTMAGYVRVQCGLAWSILLHAAHNGFAVGMALLALSLAPGG
- a CDS encoding DNA-directed RNA polymerase subunit beta' codes for the protein MAQHRTPTARTQALIDQLARPVRLDAQGPFAARFIYSLRLIAAHERVRRDPVPELTLRLGGVEIAAKALALSQAIAASWPENVQVSRFCCCHLTHDEATIAAMLEAAAGCDRDGFVASLAGLVRPERIDRLWDGTLALLSAEMRAA
- a CDS encoding SDR family oxidoreductase, encoding MTQQQQGSSQATFIEPIAEEPDLPGHESALERKPEWQPRYPGSGRMKDKVAIVTGGDSGIGRATAVLFAREGADIAISYLEEHDDATKTKELCEAEGAEVLTIAGDLGAPGEAQKLVDAVMERFSRIDSVIQIAGEQHPDYDVTDITPEQLQRTFQSNIFSMFYVAQAARPHLKEGATIVNCTSVTMYKGAPILLDYSATKGAITAFTRSLSGNLVDDGIRVNAVAPGPIWTPLNPCGGMPEEEMDDWGTGVPMGRPGEPNEVAPAFLFLACEDSSYMSGQVLHPNGGSVVSG
- a CDS encoding DUF1244 domain-containing protein; its protein translation is MSDEIDPLDALDDAAAAAAFRRLVRHLRHRHDAQNIELMGLAGFCRNCLADWIRDAGFDGDKAAARELIHGMPMDEWKATRQSEATPEQIAAMQASVAKNAPDTR
- the gltX gene encoding glutamate--tRNA ligase translates to MTTARFAPSPTGRLHVGNIRTALHNWMLAKRAGGSFILRIDDTDAQRSREEFVDAIREDLAWLGLDWDREERQSQRLDRYEAAFDALRAAGRIYPAYETAQELELKRKIQLGRGLPPVYDRAALSLTDDERAAKEAEGIVPHWRFRLDHDEPITWEDGIRGTQKFDPALLSDPVIRRADGSWLYMLPSTVDDIDMGVTQVLRGEDHVSNTAVQIQMFTALHAAEFAAQHDAAKNVPDFAHEALLVSKEGKLSKRLGSLGCDAFRERGIEPEAIIALLARLGTSLPVEPVADRAALMESFDLTTFGRAPAKFDEAELDRINTAIVHQMPFDAVKERLPAGMDETGWHAVRPNVKTVAEAEEWWRLVTGPIDRPAFLDEDRAYLAEAARTLEWGDDPWGALTSALKEATGRKGKALFLPLRQALTGMDHGPDMGELLPLIGEDEARARLELAAGA
- the ruvC gene encoding crossover junction endodeoxyribonuclease RuvC, with the protein product MIILGLDPSLSCTGWGVIRSDGARLVHVANGQVPSDSAAPMAERLAALQCAIAAVIAEHRPDRAACEEVFVNKNPQSTLKLAQARGAVLAACGAAGLTVREHAARRVKQSVVGTGGADKAQVQAMLGVLLPGAAIAGADAADALAVAIADAHAR
- a CDS encoding YebC/PmpR family DNA-binding transcriptional regulator, with protein sequence MAGHSKFKNIMHRKGAQDKKRSNLFSKLSREITVAAKMGAPDPDMNPRLRLAVNNAKAQSMPKDNIQRAIDKASGGDDENYEEVRYEGYGPGGSAIIVEALTDNRNRTATNVRTCFAKNGGNLGTEGSVQHGFERLGLIEYPASAGDEEKVLEAAMEAGALDIESGEDGHTIWTAADDLHQVAGDLEKALGEAENVKLAWKPNITVQLDEGHAGTLLKLIDALDDDDDVQTVWGNYEIPDEVMEKLGA
- the pyk gene encoding pyruvate kinase gives rise to the protein MAKRDQARIDPRGRKVKILATIGPASRSPEMLRRLFRSGADAFRLNMSHGSHDDHAKAIRAIRALEKEFTRPIAILADLQGPKLRVGTFKGGEAVIRHGSHFTLDRDPTPGDASRVCLPHPELFGILERGQRLLINDGKIRLVVREADENEIRCSAEVGGVISDRKGVNVPDAEVPIPALTEKDRKDLAFAMEQGADWVALSFVQRPEDIAEARKLMGRGGALCAKIEKPQAVKRLSEIIELSDGIMVARGDLGVELEPFEVPPLQKRIVNASRVAGKPVIVATQMLESMIESPMPTRAEVSDVANAVYDGADAVMLSAESAAGEWPEESVAMMDRIAGQVERDEGYVERVRFLETLPDATTSDALAHACMTIADTVPISAITVFTSSGATARRVARERPATPMLVLTPSMRTARRLGLLWGAHAVATKDIGSFEEMIGKGRRMALRHGFGQAGSKLIALAGVPFGTPGATNLLHIVTLSGDELERHGG